A single region of the Brassica rapa cultivar Chiifu-401-42 chromosome A03, CAAS_Brap_v3.01, whole genome shotgun sequence genome encodes:
- the LOC103861318 gene encoding zinc finger MYM-type protein 1-like: MEKFLINLKRKAPSSHPPSSPPPSSSQSDLDDLDNLPWDPADRKRISEYNANQKNEVIRKYLMRGPCQPRGHIFKQSMKGGVLRRFNPAWFDQFPNWLEYSVKKDAAFCLYCYLFRDNAGKGGRNDAWTIDGFSSWNKAKNISEHVGAVNSFHNNAAMKCENLMKQGQSIKHAFHKQDDITKNEYRIRLNASIDASRFLLRQGLPFRGHEEKDETANNGNFVELLKYTAEQNEDVSKVVLRNAPGNNQMISPKIQKDIVQCFAEELIKSIIDEIDHDVFGLLVDESADVSYKEQMAVVFRYVDKSGIVKERFISLTHVSDTSSSSLKSAIDSLFAKYGLSITKVRGQGYDGASNMKGEFNGLRSLISKENTSAYYVHCFAHQLQLVVVAVAKKHFDVGNFFDMISLLLNVVGASCKRKDAFRENHKETIEKEVNDGERKTGKGLNQDVSVQRPGMTRWGSHYRTLLRVVECFSSIVKVLACVEKDGADDSKRRQAYGLLSYVDSFDFVFYLQVMVHLLGVTNSLSLALQNRDQDILNAMSLVASTKRQLQKFRDDGWNAFMLKVSSFSKKHGIEELDMKEDFLDTRRRRKKTGVTNEHHYKVNCLYAILDLQLQEFNDRFNEVNTELLICAASLSPIDLFSQFDHSKLMRLSTFYPSDFSQGECISLDQQLDVYIDNIRSDERFTHLEDLGELARTLVETRKHLSFPLVYRLLKLILILPVATATVERSFSAMKIVKTDRRNRIGDQFLNDCLICFIEKDVFEKITNVTVMKRFQDMKDRRVLL; encoded by the coding sequence ATGGAgaaatttttgataaatttgaaaagaaaagctCCATCATCACATCCTCCATCATCACCTCCCCCATCATCATCTCAGAGTGATTTAGATGATCTAGATAATTTACCATGGGATCCTGCTGATCGGAAAAGAATATCAGAATATAATGCGAATCAAAAGAATGAGGTAATCAGAAAATATTTGATGAGAGGTCCTTGTCAACCTCGTGGTCATATTTTCAAACAATCAATGAAAGGAGGCGTGCTAAGACGCTTTAATCCTGCTTGGTTTGATCAGTTTCCAAATTGGTTAGAATACAGTGTGAAGAAAGATGCAGCTTTTTGTCTATATTGTTACTTGTTCAGAGACAATGCTGGTAAAGGTGGAAGAAATGATGCATGGACCATTGACGGTTTTTCTAGCTGGAATAAAGCTAAAAATATTTCAGAGCATGTAGGAGCTGTTAACAGTTTTCACAACAATGCAGCAATGAAGTGTGAAAACTTGATGAAGCAAGGTCAGTCTATCAAGCATGCTTTTCATAAACAAGATGATATCACGAAAAATGAGTATCGCATTCGATTAAATGCTTCTATTGATGCTTCAAGATTCTTGTTGCGCCAAGGGTTACCTTTTCGTGGGCATGAAGAGAAAGACGAAACTGCTAATAATGGTAACTTTGTTGAACTCTTGAAATACACTGCCGAGCAAAATGAAGATGTGAGTAAGGTTGTTTTAAGAAATGCTCCTGGAAACAATCAGATGATTTCTCCAAAGATTCAGAAAGATATTGTCCAGTGTTTTGCAGAAGAGCTAATCAAAAGCATTATTGATGAAATTGATCATGATGTATTTGGTTTGTTGGTGGATGAGTCTGCTGATGTTTCTTATAAAGAACAAATGGCAGTTGTGTTTCGGTATGTGGACAAGAGTGGGATAGTCAAAGAGAGATTCATAAGTCTTACTCATGTAAGTGATACATCTTCATCATCTTTGAAATCTGCAATTGATTCTTTGTTTGCTAAGTATGGATTAAGCATTACAAAGGTGAGAGGGCAAGGTTATGATGGTGCAAGTAACATGAAGGGTGAGTTCAATGGGCTAAGGTCATTAATCTCAAAGGAAAACACATCAGCATATTATGTTCATTGCTTTGCTCATCAGCTTCAGTTAGTTGTTGTGGCAGTTGCCAAAAAGCATTTTGATGTTGGAAACTTTTTTGATATGATTTCTCTGCTACTGAATGTGGTGGGAGCTTCATGTAAGAGGAAAGATGCGTTCAGAGAGAATCACAAAGAAACGATTGAGAAAGAAGTTAATGATGGAGAACGCAAAACTGGAAAAGGGTTAAATCAAGATGTTTCTGTTCAAAGACCAGGGATGACTCGTTGGGGCTCTCACTATAGAACTTTGCTGCGTGTGGTTGAGTGTTTTTCTTCTATCGTTAAAGTGCTTGCATGTGTTGAGAAGGATGGCGCAGATGACTCAAAAAGACGTCAAGCATATGGTCTCCTCAGTTATGTGGATAGCTTTGATTTTGTGTTCTATTTGCAAGTGATGGTTCACCTTTTAGGAGTCACAAATAGTTTGTCATTGGCCCTTCAAAACAGAGATCAAGATATTTTGAACGCAATGTCCTTAGTAGCATCAACGAAAAGACAGTTGCAGAAGTTTAGAGATGATGGATGGAATGCTTTTATGCTTAAAGTTTCTTCTTTCTCTAAGAAGCATGGTATTGAAGAGCTTGATATGAAGGAAGATTTCCTTGACACAAGGAGGCGAAGGAAAAAAACAGGAGTGACAAATGAACATCACTATAAGGTTAATTGCTTATATGCAATTTTGGATTTGCAGCTTCAAGAATTCAACGACCGCTTTAATGAGGTGAACACTGAACTACTTATTTGTGCTGCTTCATTATCTCCCATCGATTTGTTCTCTCAGTTTGACCATTCAAAACTGATGAGATTATCGACTTTCTACCCATCTGACTTTAGTCAGGGAGAGTGCATATCTCTTGATCAACAGTTAGATGTCTATATTGATAACATTCGAAGTGATGAAAGGTTTACTCATTTAGAAGATCTTGGAGAACTTGCTCGTACTTTGGTGGAAACACGGAAACATTTGTCATTCCCTTTGGTTTATAGGCTTCTGaagttgattttgattttgccGGTTGCCACTGCAACTGTTGAGAGAAGTTTTTCAGCCATGAAGATCGTGAAGACAGATCGACGAAATCGGATTGGAGATCAGTTTCTGAATGATTGCTTAATTTGTTTTATCGAGAAAGatgtatttgaaaaaataacGAATGTGACTGTGATGAAAAGATTTCAGGATATGAAAGATCGCAGAGtgcttttataa
- the LOC103861320 gene encoding zinc finger MYM-type protein 1-like: MEKFLINLKRKAPSSHPPSSPPPSSSQSDLDDLDNLPWDPADRKRISEYNANQKNEVIRKYLMRGPCQPRGHIFKQSMKGGVLRRFNPAWFDQFPNWLEYSVKKDAAFCLYCYLFRDNAGKGGRNDAWTIDGFSSWNKAKNISEHVGAVNSFHNNAAMKCENLMKQGQSIKHAFHKQDDITKNEYRIRLNASIDASRFLLRQGLPFRGHEEKDETANNGNFVELLKYTAEQNEDVSKVVLRNAPGNNQMTSPKIQKDIVQCFAEELIKSIIDEIDHDVFGLLVDESADVSYKEQMAVVFRYVDKSGIVKERFISLTHVSDTSSSSLKSAIDSLFAKYGLSITKVRGQGYDGASNMKGEFNGLRSLISKENTSAYYVHCFAHQLQLVVVAVAKKHFDVGNFFDMISLLLNVVGASCKRKDAFRENHKETIEKEVNDGERKTGKGLNQDVSVQRPGMTRWGSHYRTLLRVVECFSSIVKVLACVEKDGADDSKRRQAYGLLSYVDSFDFVFYLQVMVHLLGVTNSLSLALQNRDQDILNAMSLVASTKRQLQKFRDDGWNALMLKVSSFSKKHGIEELDMKEDFLDTRRRRKKTGVTNEHHYKVNCLYAILDLQLQEFNDRFNEVNTELLICAASLSPIDLFSQFDHSKLMRLSTFYPSDFSQGECISLDQQLDVYIDNIRSDERFTHLEDLGELARTLVETRKHLSFPLVYRLLKLILILPVATATVERSFSAMKIVKTDRRNRIGDQFLNDCLICFIEKDVFEKITNVTVMKRFQDMKDRRVLL, from the coding sequence ATGGAgaaatttttgataaatttgaaaagaaaagctCCATCATCACATCCTCCATCATCACCTCCCCCATCATCATCTCAGAGTGATTTAGATGATCTAGATAATTTACCATGGGATCCTGCTGATCGGAAAAGAATATCAGAATATAATGCGAATCAAAAGAATGAGGTAATCAGAAAATATTTGATGAGAGGTCCTTGTCAACCTCGTGGTCATATTTTCAAACAATCAATGAAAGGAGGCGTGCTAAGACGCTTTAATCCTGCTTGGTTTGATCAGTTTCCAAATTGGTTAGAATACAGTGTGAAGAAAGATGCAGCTTTTTGTCTATATTGTTACTTGTTCAGAGACAATGCTGGTAAAGGTGGAAGAAATGATGCATGGACCATTGACGGTTTTTCTAGCTGGAATAAAGCTAAAAATATTTCAGAGCATGTAGGAGCTGTTAACAGTTTTCACAACAATGCAGCAATGAAGTGTGAAAACTTGATGAAGCAAGGTCAGTCTATCAAGCATGCTTTTCATAAACAAGATGATATCACGAAAAATGAGTATCGCATTCGATTAAATGCTTCTATTGATGCTTCAAGATTCTTGTTGCGCCAAGGGTTACCTTTTCGTGGGCATGAAGAGAAAGACGAAACTGCTAATAATGGTAACTTTGTTGAACTCTTGAAATACACTGCCGAGCAAAATGAAGATGTGAGTAAGGTTGTTTTAAGAAATGCTCCTGGAAACAATCAGATGACTTCTCCAAAGATTCAGAAAGATATTGTCCAGTGTTTTGCAGAAGAGCTAATCAAAAGCATTATTGATGAAATTGATCATGATGTATTTGGTTTGTTGGTGGATGAGTCTGCTGATGTTTCTTATAAAGAACAAATGGCAGTTGTGTTTCGGTATGTGGACAAGAGTGGGATAGTCAAAGAGAGATTCATAAGTCTTACTCATGTAAGTGATACATCTTCATCATCTTTGAAATCTGCAATTGATTCTTTGTTTGCTAAGTATGGATTAAGCATTACAAAGGTGAGAGGGCAAGGTTATGATGGTGCAAGTAACATGAAGGGTGAGTTCAATGGGCTAAGGTCATTAATCTCAAAGGAAAACACATCAGCATATTATGTTCATTGCTTTGCTCATCAGCTTCAGTTAGTTGTTGTGGCAGTTGCCAAAAAGCATTTTGATGTTGGAAACTTCTTTGATATGATTTCTCTGCTACTGAATGTGGTGGGAGCTTCATGTAAGAGGAAAGATGCGTTCAGAGAGAATCACAAAGAAACGATTGAGAAAGAAGTTAATGATGGAGAACGCAAAACTGGAAAAGGGTTAAATCAAGATGTTTCTGTTCAAAGACCAGGGATGACTCGTTGGGGCTCTCACTATAGAACTTTGCTGCGTGTGGTTGAGTGTTTTTCTTCTATCGTTAAAGTGCTTGCATGTGTTGAGAAGGATGGCGCAGATGACTCAAAAAGACGTCAAGCATATGGTCTCCTCAGTTATGTGGATAGCTTTGATTTTGTGTTCTATTTGCAAGTGATGGTTCACCTTTTAGGAGTCACAAATAGTTTGTCATTGGCCCTTCAAAACAGAGATCAAGATATTTTGAACGCAATGTCCTTAGTAGCATCAACGAAAAGACAGTTGCAGAAGTTTAGAGATGATGGATGGAATGCTCTTATGCTTAAAGTTTCTTCTTTCTCTAAGAAGCATGGTATTGAAGAGCTTGATATGAAGGAAGATTTCCTTGACACAAGGAGGCGAAGGAAAAAAACAGGAGTGACAAATGAACATCACTATAAGGTTAATTGCTTATATGCAATTTTGGATTTGCAGCTTCAAGAATTCAACGACCGCTTTAATGAGGTGAACACTGAACTACTTATTTGTGCTGCTTCATTATCTCCCATCGATTTGTTCTCTCAGTTTGACCATTCAAAACTGATGAGATTATCGACTTTCTACCCATCTGACTTTAGTCAGGGAGAGTGCATATCTCTTGATCAACAGTTAGATGTCTATATTGATAACATTCGAAGTGATGAAAGGTTTACTCATTTAGAAGATCTTGGAGAACTTGCTCGTACTTTGGTGGAAACACGGAAACATTTGTCATTCCCTTTGGTTTATAGGCTTCTGaagttgattttgattttgccGGTTGCCACTGCAACTGTTGAGAGAAGTTTTTCAGCCATGAAGATCGTGAAGACAGATCGACGAAATCGGATTGGAGATCAGTTTCTGAATGATTGCTTAATTTGTTTTATCGAGAAAGatgtatttgaaaaaataacGAATGTGACTGTGATGAAAAGATTTCAGGATATGAAAGATCGCAGAGtgcttttataa
- the LOC103861322 gene encoding auxin-responsive protein SAUR32-like produces MKRLQGFKIFKWIIRSRRIQTGKRQCLTGILNPVSRICYLARCLRRGASRLCGGKKTVQTRLGNDPESLGVPKGHLVVHVGESGDDTRRVVVPVFYFNHPLFGELLEQAERVYGFDQPGRITIPCRVSDFEQVQMKIAAWDHCRRKWSFKIL; encoded by the coding sequence ATGAAGAGACTCCAAGGTTTCAAGATCTTTAAATGGATCATCCGAAGTAGAAGAATCCAAACCGGGAAACGCCAATGCCTAACCGGAATTCTCAACCCGGTTTCAAGAATCTGCTATTTAGCACGGTGTCTACGTCGTGGAGCCAGTAGACTGTGCGGAGGAAAGAAAACGGTTCAGACACGGTTGGGTAACGACCCGGAGTCGCTGGGTGTTCCCAAAGGTCATTTAGTGGTACACGTAGGAGAATCAGGCGATGATACACGGCGCGTGGTGGTTCCGGTGTTTTACTTTAACCATCCTCTATTCGGGGAGTTGCTGGAACAGGCGGAGCGGGTTTACGGGTTTGACCAACCGGGTCGGATTACGATACCTTGTAGGGTATCGGATTTTGAGCAGGTTCAGATGAAGATCGCTGCATGGGATCATTGCCGACGTAAGTGGAGTTTCAAGATTCTATAG
- the LOC103861744 gene encoding uncharacterized protein LOC103861744, giving the protein MSSAVDKALMAMSLEDDDDVPFVMPNLPEYCSTERNRRSLIGRFLNPDCQKMSEFIFQMPRKWQKQGRVRGIALSQERFQFIFDNEHDLVEVLEKGVHTFNERAIVVERWSEKPPPDSLQYMPIWAQIRNTPINYQTELAIGALGDIVGKVIEVAFDPSKARSNVYERVKVRFDVSRPLRKEKVIDLPEGEKTKVLFNYERVQKRCYTCQRLTHDQSVCPINIHRRQIEAMTRRDGGSVVKKKVNLVLSESDPLFGVLEENQVGINPNTGRPRIALEVLDGMRQYLLMAKGEDRLIREERVKSSVREVEKDPVLMKYALSLEPVPMVTKDLEKGKGVVFGYEPEGVSNSMNVPQVQGEKLMASAIRANPLVGWRPEYSHRHENPVDIPQSSNSSSSLSGFTGARLKSFDLNLSGTSLKKMSVRKRPGKNKRNTKAIAGQEDNIQIAFKEGALIGNVEKRKAVDQMGGVPKAVKQITHEAVPKEGLSKDF; this is encoded by the coding sequence ATGTCATCAGCAGTGGATAAGGCCTTAATGGCCATGTCTctggaggatgatgatgatgtgccTTTTGTCATGCCTAATTTACCAGAATATTGTTCAACTGAAAGAAACAGAAGGAGCTTAATTGGGCGTTTCCTCAACCCTGATTGTCAAAAAATGTCGGAGTTCATCTTCCAGATGCCGCGGAAGTGGCAGAAACAAGGTCGGGTTCGAGGAATCGCTTTATCTCAGGAAAGATTTCAGTTTATTTTTGATAATGAGCATGATCTTGTCGAAGTGTTAGAAAAAGGGGTACACACCTTTAATGAAAGGGCGATTGTTGTTGAAAGATGGTCAGAAAAGCCGCCTCCTGACTCTTTACAGTACATGCCTATTTGGGCTCAAATTAGAAACACTCCAATCAACTATCAGACGGAGTTAGCGATTGGAGCTTTGGGAGATATTGTGGGCAAGGTTATTGAGGTTGCGTTTGACCCATCGAAGGCACGAAGCAACGTCTATGAAAGAGTTAAGGTTCGTTTTGATGTTTCTAGACCTCTGAGGAAAGAAAAAGTCATTGATCTCCCAGAGGgtgaaaaaacaaaagttttatTCAACTATGAGAGAGTTCAGAAACGATGTTATACTTGCCAAAGGCTAACCCACGATCAATCAGTGTGTCCTATCAATATTCATAGGAGACAAATTGAAGCGATGACAAGAAGAGATGGAGGGAGTGTTGTTAAGAAAAAGGTTAATCTAGTGCTTTCGGAATCTGATCCGTTGTTTGGTGTTCTAGAAGAGAATCAAGTTGGGATAAATCCAAACACAGGGAGACCAAGAATTGCGCTGGAGGTTTTGGATGGTATGAGGCAATATTTGCTTATGGCTAAAGGAGAAGATCGACTTATTAGAGAGGAAAGAGTTAAGTCGTCTGTCAGAGAAGTAGAAAAAGATCCAGTCTTAATGAAATATGCTTTAAGCTTGGAGCCAGTGCCGATGGTGACAAAAGACTTGGAGAAAGGGAAAGGCGTAGTTTTTGGTTATGAGCCGGAAGGTGTTTCAAATAGTATGAATGTCCCCCAAGTTCAAGGTGAAAAACTGATGGCATCAGCTATTAGAGCTAATCCCCTAGTTGGATGGAGGCCAGAGTATTCGCATAGACATGAGAATCCGGTTGATATTCCTCAATCTTCTAATTCCTCATCTTCCTTGAGTGGTTTTACGGGTGCTAGGTTGAAATCTTTTGATCTCAATCTGTCCGGAACTTCTTTAAAGAAGATGAGTGTCAGGAAAAGGCCGGGGAAAAACAAGAGGAATACAAAAGCTATTGCTGGTCAGGAGGACAACATTCAGATAGCTTTTAAGGAAGGAGCTTTGATAGGAAATGTTGAGAAAAGGAAAGCAGTTGATCAGATGGGTGGAGTTCCCAAAGCTGTAAAGCAAATAACTCATGAGGCAGTCCCGAAGGAGGGACTGTCCAAAGATTTTTGA
- the LOC103861319 gene encoding protein ODORANT1-like yields MGRQPCCDKLEVKKGPWTTEEDKKLINFILTNGHCCWRALPKLAGLRRCGKSCRLRWTNYLRPDLKRGLLSHDEEQLVIDLHAHLGNKWSKIASRLPGRTDNEIKNHWNTHIKKKLVKMGIDPVTHQPLNQEPNNTDNPNSSSSTSDNILMEPKSRSPKNVQTNSTTTEDESSSTATGQNSSINNENQLLSNITNDEELFSYLWSDDTAKADASRSCSNYYGVGGTLYNEDNIPGARADFPIWSPERVGGKDLMFLDYCQDFGVHDFGF; encoded by the exons ATGGGGAGGCAGCCATGCTGTGACAAGTTAGAGGTGAAGAAAGGGCCATGGACAACGGAGGAAGACAAGAAGCTCATAAACTTCATACTCACCAACGGCCATTGTTGCTGGCGTGCTTTGCCAAAGCTGGCCGGTCTCCGCCGCTGTGGGAAAAGCTGCCGCCTCCGGTGGACCAACTACCTCCGGCCTGACTTGAAGAGAGGCCTTCTCTCTCACGATGAGGAACAACTTGTCATCGATCTACATGCTCATCTCGGCAACAA GTGGTCTAAGATAGCTTCAAGGTTACCCGGAAGAACAGATAACGAAATAAAAAACCATTGGAATACTCACATCAAGAAAAAACTTGTTAAGATGGGAATCGACCCTGTGACTCATCAACCTCTCAACCAAGAACCTAATAACACTGATAATCCCAATAGTAGTTCTTCAACTTCAGATAATATCTTAATGGAACCAAAGAGCAGAAGCCCCAAAAACGTACAGACTAATAGCACGACTACAGAAGACGAAAGCAGCAGCACTGCTACTGGTCAAAACAGTTCCATTAACAATGAAAATCAACTACTTAGTAACATTACTAACGATGAAGAATTGTTTAGTTACTTATGGTCGGACGACACTGCTAAAGCTGATGCTTCGAGGAGTTGTAGTAATTATTATGGTGTTGGTGGAACATTATATAATGAAGATAATATTCCCGGCGCCAGAGCAGACTTTCCGATTTGGTCACCGGAAAGGGTCGGCGGCAAGGATTTGATGTTTCTTGATTACTGCCAAGACTTTGGTGTTCATGATTTTGGGTTTTGA
- the LOC103828390 gene encoding zinc finger MYM-type protein 1-like, with amino-acid sequence MEKFLINLKRKAPSSHPPSSPPPSSSQSDLDDLDNLTWDPADRKRISEYNANQKNEVIRKYLMRGPCQPRGHIFKQSMKGGVLRRFNPAWFDQFPNWLEYSVKKDAAFCLYCYLFRDNAGKGGRNDAWTIDGFSSWNKAKNISEHVGAVNSFHNNAAMKCENLMKQGQSIKHAFHKQDDITKNEYRIRLNASIDASRFLLRQGLPFRGHEEKDKTANNGNFVELLKYTAEQNEDVSKVVLRNAPGNNQMTSPKIQKDIVQCFAEELIKSIIDEIDHDVFGLLVDESADVSYKEQMAVVFRYVDKSGIVKERFISLTHVSDTSSSSLKSAIDSLFAKYGLSITKVRGQGYDGASNMKGEFNGLRSLISKENTSAYYVHCFAHQLQLVVVAVAKKHFDVGNFFDMISLLLNVVGASCKRKDAFRENHKETIEKEVNDGERKTGKGLNQDVSVQRPGMTRWGSHYRTLLRVVECFSSIVKVLACVEKDGADDSKRRQAYGLLSYVDSFDFVFYLQVMVHLLGVTNSLSLALQNRDQDILNAMSLVASTKRQLQKFRDDGWNALMLKVSSFSKKHGIEELDMKEDFLDTRRRRKKTGVTNEHHYKVNCLYAILDLQLQEFNDRFNEVNTELLICAALLSPIDLFSQFDHSKLMRLSTFYPSDFSQGECISLDQQLDVYIDNIRSDERFTHLEDLGELARTLVETRKHLSFPLVYRLLKLILILPVATATVERSFSAMKIVKTDRRNRIGDQFLNDCLICFIEKDVFEKITNVTVMKRFQDMKDRRVLL; translated from the coding sequence ATGGAgaaatttttgataaatttgaaaagaaaagctCCATCATCACATCCTCCATCATCACCTCCCCCATCATCATCTCAGAGTGATTTAGATGATCTAGATAATTTAACATGGGATCCTGCTGATCGGAAAAGAATATCAGAATATAATGCGAATCAAAAGAATGAGGTAATCAGAAAATATTTGATGAGAGGTCCTTGTCAACCTCGTGGTCATATTTTCAAACAATCAATGAAAGGAGGCGTGCTAAGACGCTTTAATCCTGCTTGGTTTGATCAGTTTCCAAATTGGTTAGAATACAGTGTGAAGAAAGATGCAGCTTTTTGTCTATATTGTTACTTGTTCAGAGACAATGCTGGTAAAGGTGGAAGAAATGATGCATGGACCATTGACGGTTTTTCTAGCTGGAATAAAGCTAAAAATATTTCAGAGCATGTAGGAGCTGTTAACAGTTTTCACAACAATGCAGCAATGAAGTGTGAAAACTTGATGAAGCAAGGTCAGTCTATCAAGCATGCTTTTCATAAACAAGATGATATCACGAAAAATGAGTATCGCATTCGATTAAATGCTTCTATTGATGCTTCAAGATTCTTGTTGCGCCAAGGGTTACCTTTTCGTGGGCATGAAGAGAAAGACAAAACTGCTAATAATGGTAACTTTGTTGAACTCTTGAAATACACTGCCGAGCAAAATGAAGATGTGAGTAAGGTTGTTTTAAGAAATGCTCCTGGAAACAATCAGATGACTTCTCCAAAGATTCAGAAAGATATTGTCCAGTGTTTTGCAGAAGAGCTAATCAAAAGCATTATTGATGAAATTGATCATGATGTATTTGGTTTGTTGGTGGATGAGTCTGCTGATGTTTCTTATAAAGAACAAATGGCAGTTGTGTTTCGGTATGTGGACAAGAGTGGGATAGTCAAAGAGAGATTCATAAGTCTTACTCATGTAAGTGATACATCTTCATCATCTTTGAAATCTGCAATTGATTCTTTGTTTGCTAAGTATGGATTAAGCATTACAAAGGTGAGAGGGCAAGGTTATGATGGTGCAAGTAACATGAAGGGTGAGTTCAATGGGCTAAGGTCATTAATCTCAAAGGAAAACACATCAGCATATTATGTTCATTGCTTTGCTCATCAGCTTCAGTTAGTTGTTGTGGCAGTTGCCAAAAAGCATTTTGATGTTGGAAACTTCTTTGATATGATTTCTCTGCTACTGAATGTGGTGGGAGCTTCATGTAAGAGGAAAGATGCGTTCAGAGAGAATCACAAAGAAACGATTGAGAAAGAAGTTAATGATGGAGAACGCAAAACTGGAAAAGGGTTAAATCAAGATGTTTCTGTTCAAAGACCAGGGATGACTCGTTGGGGCTCTCACTATAGAACTTTGCTGCGTGTGGTTGAGTGTTTTTCTTCTATCGTTAAAGTGCTTGCATGTGTTGAGAAGGATGGCGCAGATGACTCAAAAAGACGTCAAGCATATGGTCTCCTCAGTTATGTGGATAGCTTTGATTTTGTGTTCTATTTGCAAGTGATGGTTCACCTTTTAGGAGTCACAAATAGTTTGTCATTGGCCCTTCAAAACAGAGATCAAGATATTTTGAACGCAATGTCCTTAGTAGCATCAACGAAAAGACAGTTGCAGAAGTTTAGAGATGATGGATGGAATGCTCTTATGCTTAAAGTTTCTTCTTTCTCTAAGAAGCATGGTATTGAAGAGCTTGATATGAAGGAAGATTTCCTTGACACAAGGAGGCGAAGGAAAAAAACAGGAGTGACAAATGAACATCACTATAAGGTTAATTGCTTATATGCAATTTTGGATTTGCAGCTTCAAGAATTCAACGACCGCTTTAATGAGGTGAACACTGAACTACTTATTTGTGCTGCTTTATTATCTCCCATCGATTTGTTCTCTCAGTTTGACCATTCAAAACTGATGAGATTATCGACTTTCTACCCATCTGACTTTAGTCAGGGAGAGTGCATATCTCTTGATCAACAGTTAGATGTCTATATTGATAACATTCGAAGTGATGAAAGGTTTACTCATTTAGAAGATCTTGGAGAACTTGCTCGTACTTTGGTGGAAACACGGAAACATTTGTCATTCCCTTTGGTTTATAGGCTTCTGaagttgattttgattttgccGGTTGCCACTGCAACTGTTGAGAGAAGTTTTTCAGCCATGAAGATCGTGAAGACAGATCGACGAAATCGGATTGGAGATCAGTTTCTGAATGATTGCTTAATTTGTTTTATCGAGAAAGatgtatttgaaaaaataacGAATGTGACTGTGATGAAAAGATTTCAGGATATGAAAGATCGCAGAGtgcttttataa